Genomic DNA from Anaerolineales bacterium:
CCACCCCGACCCTGACCCCGACCGTCACGCCCACACCCACACCGACCTTAACGCCCACCCCCACTGCCCTCGGCGGAGGCGGCGGGCGGATCACCTATTCGCGATGGAATGGATCCGGTTGCTGGGTTTTTGCCATGAATTCCGACGGTTCCCGGCAAAACCAAATCACCAGCGGGAATTCCTACGATTACGAATCCGTCTGGTCGCCGGACGGCACGCAACTCGCCTTCACCTCCTACGGCGAAAGCGATTCCACCTCCGACATCTACGCGGTCGAATCCGACGGCTCCAAGCGGAAACGGCTTACCGACCATCCCGCCAACGACAGCTCTCCGAGTTGGTCGCCTGACGGGGAAAAAATCGCTTTCGTTTCCCTTCGGAATGCTCCACCGTCCGTCTACATCACCTTGGAAAGCAATTTTGAAATTTACACCATGAATGCCGACGGGACCGAGGTCCGGAGGCTCACCAGTTCCCCGGGTTGGGATGTGGATCCCGTATGGTCGCCGGACGGGGAGAAGATTGCCTTCACCTCCAATCGCGATTGGAACTGGGACATTTACGTCATGAACGCGGATGGAACGAACCCCGTCCGCGTGACAAGCAACTCCGGGGAAGA
This window encodes:
- a CDS encoding PD40 domain-containing protein; its protein translation is MSAHKKGPALWVIAGCLGIPLCLCAGAVAVPAGILAADSGARNQVGMMLGIILPTATTTPTSTATATATITPTPTLTPTVTPTPTPTLTPTPTALGGGGGRITYSRWNGSGCWVFAMNSDGSRQNQITSGNSYDYESVWSPDGTQLAFTSYGESDSTSDIYAVESDGSKRKRLTDHPANDSSPSWSPDGEKIAFVSLRNAPPSVYITLESNFEIYTMNADGTEVRRLTSSPGWDVDPVWSPDGEKIAFTSNRDWNWDIYVMNADGTNPVRVTSNSGEDFLPGWSPDGKEIAFVSYRTGNSEIFVMNADGSGVRQLTHGEGSNSDPAWSPDGRLIAFRSTRNAADQHKCPYDCNTDLYLMHPDGSDVVRLTDTPEHEYSPDWQP